A window of the Nocardia sp. NBC_01329 genome harbors these coding sequences:
- a CDS encoding short-chain dehydrogenase/reductase, translating into MKPALPDPLGWIFPSATYDVKGKTALVTGAGQGIGLELVTLLHRRGAQVVVVDIDEAAAQRTARVLGSGAYGVGGDVADRARMDEVIAEVVERFGHLDVVVANAGVTPVPATIRTMDPADFDRVMSVNLTGVFNTVHPALDHIVESRGHVVLVSSCAAFAPGMGGSPYMVSKAAVEQLGRALRVELGGSGATAGIAYFGVVETSMTHDVLDADDLGRRINDLLPWPLNVRISAEHAARTIADGIGRRAARTIAPSGWQPYALLRGAINIVLDRRLAADSTVHELVRAIERRR; encoded by the coding sequence ATGAAACCGGCATTACCCGACCCGCTGGGCTGGATCTTCCCCTCCGCCACCTACGACGTGAAGGGCAAGACGGCACTGGTCACCGGCGCCGGGCAGGGAATCGGACTCGAGCTCGTCACTCTCCTGCACCGGCGCGGCGCCCAGGTCGTCGTGGTCGATATCGACGAGGCGGCCGCCCAGCGCACCGCCCGGGTGCTGGGTTCGGGCGCATACGGAGTCGGCGGAGATGTCGCCGACCGCGCCCGGATGGACGAGGTGATCGCAGAGGTCGTCGAGCGGTTCGGCCACTTGGATGTGGTGGTGGCCAATGCCGGGGTCACCCCGGTTCCCGCGACGATCCGGACGATGGATCCGGCCGATTTCGACCGTGTCATGAGCGTCAATCTGACCGGGGTGTTCAATACCGTCCATCCGGCGCTGGACCATATCGTAGAGTCCCGGGGTCACGTCGTCCTCGTCTCGTCCTGCGCGGCGTTCGCACCGGGTATGGGTGGATCGCCCTATATGGTCAGCAAGGCCGCGGTCGAACAGCTGGGCCGGGCACTGCGGGTGGAGTTAGGCGGCTCCGGCGCCACCGCCGGGATCGCCTATTTCGGTGTCGTGGAGACCTCGATGACCCACGATGTGCTCGACGCCGACGATCTGGGGCGCAGGATCAACGATCTGCTGCCGTGGCCGTTGAACGTGCGCATCAGCGCCGAACACGCCGCACGAACCATCGCCGACGGGATCGGGCGCCGGGCGGCGCGGACCATCGCTCCGAGCGGCTGGCAGCCCTACGCGTTGTTGCGCGGCGCGATCAACATCGTGCTGGATCGGCGACTCGCCGCCGATTCGACGGTGCACGAACTGGTTCGCGCGATCGAGCGGCGCCGATGA
- a CDS encoding gluconokinase — MRVVGTADIEARSGIPSVVVMGVSGTGKTTTARLLARRLGVPFADADDLHSRADITKMTSGVPLDDGDREPWLAAVGDWLRARVGEGTGGVIACSALKRRYRDLLRDRAPSTYFLLLTADRDELLERISGREQHFMPAALLDSQLAALEPLQPGELGVALHGSRDADHAVDSALRSLRDSAATHRRE; from the coding sequence ATGAGAGTCGTGGGAACGGCGGATATCGAGGCGCGTTCCGGCATCCCGAGCGTCGTGGTGATGGGTGTGTCGGGTACCGGTAAGACCACCACGGCCCGGCTGCTTGCCCGGCGTCTCGGGGTGCCCTTCGCCGACGCCGACGATCTGCACTCCCGGGCCGATATCACCAAGATGACCTCGGGCGTCCCACTTGACGACGGAGACCGGGAGCCGTGGCTTGCCGCGGTCGGCGACTGGCTGCGGGCTCGCGTCGGCGAGGGCACCGGTGGTGTCATAGCCTGTTCGGCGCTCAAACGCCGCTACCGCGACCTGCTGCGCGACCGAGCGCCGAGCACCTACTTCCTGTTGCTGACCGCGGATCGCGATGAGCTGCTGGAGCGGATCTCGGGCCGGGAGCAGCATTTCATGCCGGCCGCACTGCTGGATTCCCAGCTGGCCGCCCTCGAACCGCTGCAACCGGGGGAACTAGGAGTCGCGCTGCACGGCAGCCGCGACGCCGACCACGCGGTGGATTCGGCGTTGCGGTCGCTGCGGGACAGCGCCGCTACGCACCGCCGCGAATGA
- a CDS encoding SRPBCC family protein, producing the protein MSARFPLSPSDDAFLDTAPHRYTHIVDIPASVPQVWDTLVAPDALVSWSPVITAATWTSPRPFGIGTTRDVTLGGLLRLEERFYRWDEGSRMTFTVDAASVPGLKRFAEDITLLPLGTGARIIWTFALEGTAALRLPLAAAGPINRFVTKTIAGGTSRRVRTQTVGTR; encoded by the coding sequence ATGAGCGCACGCTTCCCTCTCTCTCCCTCCGACGACGCCTTCCTCGACACCGCTCCCCACCGCTACACCCATATCGTCGATATCCCGGCGTCGGTGCCTCAGGTCTGGGACACCCTGGTCGCGCCGGACGCGCTGGTGTCCTGGTCGCCGGTGATCACGGCGGCGACCTGGACCTCGCCGCGGCCGTTCGGTATCGGCACCACCCGTGACGTCACGCTAGGCGGCCTCCTCCGGCTCGAGGAACGCTTCTACCGCTGGGACGAGGGTTCACGGATGACCTTCACCGTGGACGCCGCGTCGGTCCCCGGACTCAAACGGTTCGCCGAGGACATCACACTGCTCCCGCTCGGCACCGGCGCCCGGATCATCTGGACCTTCGCACTCGAGGGCACCGCGGCGCTGCGACTTCCGCTGGCGGCGGCCGGCCCGATCAACCGATTTGTCACCAAGACCATCGCGGGTGGCACGAGCCGCCGGGTCCGTACCCAGACAGTGGGGACACGATGA
- a CDS encoding PDR/VanB family oxidoreductase, with amino-acid sequence MTTARRTVTPGLRMLGLAVDAYKKVFTNPALSPPNPLRRSGFDLDVVVGEITAEAQDVVSLTLTRPDGRQLPSWRPGSHIDVFLPSGRQRQYSLCGDPADRYHYRIAARRIADGGGGSVEVHELRPDAALRIRGPRNAFTFVDSAPSYLFVAAGIGITPILPMAHAAGSRGRLVYLGRSRETMPFLRELPSGSDIRPDDEAGPPDIPALLATAAPGASVYVCGPPPVLEAAQRCLFALNPTGSLHTERFSAAPVRDGHAFDLTLARSGRHVRVGAAETTLEAIRRVQPDVVYSCRQGFCGTCKAGVSAGSVDHRDRLLSDGERAGHMLTCVSRSAGGPLVLDL; translated from the coding sequence ATGACCACCGCACGCCGCACCGTTACGCCCGGCCTGCGCATGCTCGGCCTCGCGGTGGACGCGTACAAGAAGGTCTTCACCAATCCCGCACTGTCTCCGCCGAATCCACTGCGCCGCAGTGGATTCGATCTCGACGTGGTCGTCGGCGAGATCACCGCCGAGGCGCAGGATGTGGTCTCGCTGACCCTGACCCGGCCCGACGGCCGGCAGCTACCGTCGTGGCGGCCCGGTTCCCATATCGATGTCTTCCTGCCGTCCGGCCGACAACGCCAGTACTCACTGTGCGGCGACCCCGCCGACCGCTACCACTACCGCATCGCGGCCCGCCGGATCGCGGACGGTGGTGGTGGATCCGTCGAGGTGCACGAACTGCGGCCCGACGCCGCCCTGCGGATCCGCGGCCCGCGCAATGCCTTCACCTTCGTCGATTCCGCGCCGTCGTACCTCTTCGTCGCCGCCGGAATCGGAATCACCCCGATCCTGCCGATGGCGCATGCGGCCGGGAGCCGCGGGCGTCTGGTGTATCTCGGCCGGTCCCGCGAAACTATGCCTTTCCTGCGCGAACTTCCCAGCGGCTCCGATATCCGTCCCGACGACGAAGCCGGCCCACCTGATATCCCGGCGCTGCTGGCCACCGCGGCACCCGGTGCGTCGGTGTACGTATGCGGGCCGCCTCCGGTTCTGGAAGCAGCCCAGCGGTGCCTGTTCGCACTGAACCCGACCGGATCGCTGCACACCGAACGCTTCTCCGCAGCACCGGTCCGCGACGGGCACGCGTTCGATCTCACACTCGCCCGGTCCGGGCGTCACGTCCGTGTCGGGGCCGCCGAAACTACTCTCGAGGCCATCCGCCGGGTGCAGCCGGATGTCGTCTACTCCTGCCGCCAAGGATTCTGCGGTACCTGCAAGGCCGGCGTCTCGGCCGGTTCGGTCGATCATCGCGACCGTCTTTTGAGCGACGGCGAACGCGCCGGTCACATGCTCACCTGTGTCTCCCGGTCGGCCGGCGGCCCGCTGGTACTCGATCTCTGA
- a CDS encoding flavin-containing monooxygenase, whose amino-acid sequence MSATASEHHSIVVLGAGFGGIGLAIKLRQAGFDDLVVLERADDLGGTWQANTYPGCACDVPSQLYSYSFAPNPDWSRTYGKQREILEYLRRVATEYDVLRHIRLGTELTEARWDEDRRVWRIATSRGSLTADFFISAAGIFAEAKYPDLPGLDTFEGTAFHSLHWDHDHDLTGERVAVVGTGASAVQFVPEIQPQVAALTVFQRSAPWIVPRMDRPTLSLERTLLRRLPLAQKAIRGTWYTLIEGFGLVGFVDNRFRHPYEILGRLQLRRQIRDPHLRRKATPDYIIGCKRAIFSDAYLPALDKDNVEVITDGIAEVRARSVLTRAGVEIPVDTIIYGTGFTTIPSAFERIIGLDDLSIADHYHHRPQTYLGAAMAGFPNFFCTLGPFGAAGNQSAIYMLESQISYIVDALRTLRSRGDRRVEVRQATQDAFVDEMTRRSADTVWLTGGCQSYYTTPDGGNAGLYPNWSFEYRRRTRQFDADSYEVTR is encoded by the coding sequence ATGAGCGCCACCGCATCCGAACATCACAGCATCGTCGTTCTCGGCGCCGGTTTCGGCGGCATCGGACTGGCGATCAAGTTGCGCCAAGCCGGTTTCGACGATCTGGTCGTCCTCGAGCGCGCCGACGATCTCGGCGGCACCTGGCAGGCCAATACCTATCCCGGCTGCGCCTGCGATGTTCCGTCCCAGCTCTACAGCTATTCGTTCGCGCCGAACCCGGATTGGTCGCGTACGTACGGCAAACAGCGCGAGATCCTGGAGTATCTGCGCCGCGTCGCCACCGAATACGATGTCTTGCGCCATATCCGGCTGGGCACCGAACTCACCGAAGCTCGTTGGGACGAGGACCGACGGGTATGGCGGATCGCGACCTCGCGCGGGTCGCTGACTGCCGATTTCTTCATCTCGGCCGCCGGAATCTTCGCCGAGGCCAAGTACCCCGACCTCCCGGGACTCGACACTTTCGAGGGCACCGCGTTCCATTCACTGCACTGGGACCACGACCACGATCTGACCGGAGAGCGGGTCGCGGTCGTCGGGACCGGTGCCTCCGCGGTGCAATTCGTCCCCGAGATCCAGCCGCAGGTAGCCGCGCTGACAGTGTTCCAGCGGTCCGCGCCGTGGATCGTGCCGCGGATGGACCGCCCCACTCTGAGCCTCGAACGCACCCTGCTGCGGCGGTTACCGCTGGCACAGAAAGCGATCCGTGGCACCTGGTACACCCTGATCGAGGGATTCGGCCTGGTCGGTTTCGTCGACAACCGTTTCCGTCACCCGTACGAGATACTCGGCCGGTTGCAGCTGCGGCGCCAGATCCGCGATCCCCACCTGCGTCGTAAGGCCACCCCCGACTACATCATCGGCTGTAAACGCGCGATCTTCTCCGACGCCTACCTGCCCGCGCTGGACAAAGACAACGTCGAGGTGATCACCGACGGGATCGCCGAGGTGCGGGCCCGCTCCGTCCTCACCCGCGCCGGTGTCGAGATACCCGTCGACACCATCATCTACGGCACCGGGTTCACCACCATCCCGTCCGCCTTCGAACGGATCATCGGCCTCGACGATCTGTCGATCGCCGACCACTACCACCACCGGCCGCAGACCTACCTGGGTGCCGCGATGGCGGGGTTCCCGAACTTCTTCTGCACCCTCGGCCCGTTCGGCGCCGCGGGCAATCAATCGGCCATCTACATGCTCGAATCGCAGATCAGCTATATCGTCGACGCCCTGCGGACCCTGCGCAGTCGCGGTGACCGGCGAGTGGAAGTGCGACAGGCGACCCAGGATGCGTTCGTCGACGAGATGACTCGGCGCAGCGCCGATACGGTCTGGCTGACGGGCGGCTGCCAGAGCTACTACACCACTCCCGACGGTGGCAATGCGGGTCTCTACCCCAACTGGAGTTTCGAATACCGCCGCCGCACCAGGCAATTCGATGCCGATTCCTACGAGGTGACCCGATGA
- a CDS encoding lipase family protein, whose protein sequence is MSRVSTRLLVLLLTLLSVGVLGGGATAEPLYPQPDPDPFYTAPPDLAALRPGDVVRTRKIDTGVYVGTEGWQVAFRSTNSLDEPIMGMTTVLMPAGVKSPPLVSYQALINSLGTRCNPSRSLFNGELQDAVGAMLPIGRGWAVSVPDYLGPNVAYAAGRLSGMVTLDSVRAVQRIAELGLADSPVALAGYSGGGLATGWAAALHPTYAPELKIAGVAAGGIPADLEEMALGLGFAPHPGFGLAFAAAMGLEREYPDRLPISDQLNENGLWFREFTHDACRRFLLFHGAFRSAEQMAASKSLMDSPEARQVLRENSLRHFDGAPTVPTYLWHGRYDTLTPYGGIAEFADRTCRAGAPVKLTTYDIAEHMTAAAAGFADAWNFVEARFRGEPMARDC, encoded by the coding sequence GTGTCCAGAGTTTCCACCCGCCTCCTGGTCCTGCTGCTGACCCTCCTATCGGTCGGAGTCCTCGGCGGCGGCGCCACCGCCGAACCGCTCTATCCGCAACCGGATCCGGACCCCTTCTACACCGCACCCCCCGACCTCGCCGCACTACGCCCCGGCGATGTGGTGCGCACCCGAAAGATCGATACCGGCGTGTACGTGGGCACCGAAGGCTGGCAGGTAGCCTTCCGGTCGACCAATTCGCTCGATGAACCGATCATGGGTATGACCACGGTGCTGATGCCCGCCGGTGTGAAAAGTCCGCCGCTGGTCTCCTATCAGGCACTCATCAACTCGCTCGGCACCCGGTGCAATCCGTCGCGATCGCTGTTCAACGGCGAACTACAGGACGCGGTCGGGGCGATGCTGCCGATCGGGCGCGGCTGGGCCGTCTCGGTACCCGACTACCTCGGTCCGAACGTCGCCTATGCCGCCGGCCGGCTGAGCGGCATGGTCACCCTCGACAGTGTCCGCGCCGTGCAGCGGATCGCCGAACTCGGCCTCGCGGACTCCCCCGTCGCCCTGGCCGGCTACTCCGGAGGCGGTCTGGCCACCGGCTGGGCTGCGGCGCTGCATCCCACCTATGCGCCCGAACTGAAGATCGCCGGGGTCGCCGCGGGCGGTATTCCGGCGGATCTGGAGGAGATGGCACTGGGGCTCGGTTTCGCACCGCACCCGGGTTTCGGCCTCGCCTTCGCCGCGGCCATGGGCTTGGAGCGGGAGTATCCGGACCGATTGCCGATCTCGGATCAGCTCAACGAGAACGGTCTGTGGTTCCGGGAGTTCACCCATGACGCGTGCCGGCGGTTCCTGCTCTTCCACGGCGCTTTCCGCAGCGCTGAGCAGATGGCCGCATCCAAGAGCCTGATGGACAGCCCCGAGGCCCGTCAGGTCCTGCGGGAGAACAGCCTGCGTCACTTCGACGGTGCGCCGACCGTACCGACCTACCTGTGGCACGGTCGTTACGACACTCTCACGCCGTACGGCGGTATCGCGGAATTCGCCGATCGCACCTGCCGTGCGGGTGCACCGGTGAAACTCACCACGTACGACATCGCCGAACATATGACCGCCGCAGCGGCGGGTTTCGCCGATGCCTGGAATTTCGTGGAAGCCAGGTTCCGCGGTGAACCGATGGCCCGCGACTGCTGA
- a CDS encoding 3-oxoacyl-ACP reductase family protein has translation MGIEGKVALITGGSRGIGAAIAERLAADGADIALTYNASAERAEEVVSRIRETGRRAVAVHAPAADQEAVPAAVDRTVAEFGRLDILVNNAGIFPYGTIDELTMEQFDETMNLHVRAPFAAARAASPHLGEGGRIISIGSNLAERATQPGLSLYSMSKAALIGFTKGLARDLGPRGVTVNVVQPGSTDTEMNPADSPPADAQRAATALGRYATATEIASAVAYLAGEGGNFVTGSTLTVDGGANA, from the coding sequence ATGGGTATCGAAGGAAAAGTTGCGCTGATTACGGGCGGAAGCCGGGGTATCGGGGCCGCGATAGCGGAGCGGCTCGCCGCCGACGGTGCGGATATCGCGCTGACCTACAACGCCTCGGCAGAACGAGCCGAAGAGGTGGTCTCCCGAATCCGCGAGACCGGCCGGCGCGCGGTCGCCGTGCACGCTCCGGCCGCGGACCAGGAGGCCGTCCCCGCCGCGGTGGACCGGACAGTGGCCGAATTCGGGCGGCTGGACATCCTGGTGAACAACGCGGGCATCTTTCCCTACGGCACCATCGACGAGCTCACCATGGAGCAGTTCGACGAGACCATGAATCTGCACGTCCGCGCCCCGTTCGCCGCAGCGCGCGCCGCGAGCCCGCATCTGGGCGAGGGCGGGCGGATCATCAGTATCGGTAGCAACCTCGCCGAACGGGCGACTCAGCCGGGGCTGAGCCTCTACTCGATGAGCAAGGCGGCGCTGATCGGCTTCACCAAGGGCCTGGCTCGCGATCTGGGCCCACGCGGAGTCACGGTGAACGTAGTGCAACCGGGTTCGACCGATACCGAGATGAATCCCGCCGACAGCCCGCCCGCCGACGCTCAGCGCGCGGCCACCGCCCTCGGCCGATACGCGACGGCGACCGAGATCGCCTCCGCAGTCGCCTATCTCGCCGGCGAGGGCGGAAACTTCGTAACCGGTAGCACGCTCACCGTGGACGGCGGAGCCAACGCATAG
- a CDS encoding ABC transporter ATP-binding protein, with protein MLFEGAPVAGANRRVGVVFQDASLYPWRTVARNVEIGLEFRGVPRAERRAAAAEYLAQVWLAGFERKYPHQLSGGMRQRAGIARTLATEPAVLLMDEPFGAVDHLTRIQLQRDLLALWESRRRTVVFVTHDVGEAVYLADRVILLSPRPGRVYREFSIDVPRPRRKGDIELLALESEIYRALGRIEEQVDAGL; from the coding sequence GTGCTGTTCGAAGGCGCACCGGTCGCCGGGGCGAACCGGCGCGTCGGCGTGGTGTTCCAGGACGCCTCGCTGTATCCGTGGCGGACCGTGGCTCGCAATGTGGAGATCGGGCTGGAGTTCCGCGGTGTTCCCCGGGCCGAACGGCGCGCGGCCGCCGCGGAATACCTGGCCCAGGTCTGGCTGGCGGGATTCGAACGCAAGTATCCACATCAGCTCTCCGGCGGAATGCGGCAGCGGGCCGGAATCGCGCGGACCCTGGCCACCGAACCGGCGGTCCTGCTGATGGACGAACCGTTCGGCGCCGTCGACCACCTCACCCGGATCCAGTTGCAGCGGGATCTGCTGGCGCTGTGGGAGAGTCGGCGCCGGACGGTCGTTTTCGTCACCCATGATGTGGGGGAGGCGGTGTACCTGGCCGACCGGGTCATCCTGCTGTCACCGCGGCCGGGCCGGGTGTATCGGGAGTTCTCGATCGATGTCCCCCGGCCGCGCCGTAAGGGGGATATCGAACTGCTCGCGTTGGAGAGCGAGATCTATCGGGCACTCGGCCGGATAGAGGAACAGGTGGACGCCGGATTGTGA
- a CDS encoding YbaB/EbfC family nucleoid-associated protein yields the protein MSSQYSDAAASALESFQKQMKLVAQLQQQRARLTATASVRDKKVTVTVNANSAVIETVFADDIDELSYDEIAAAVTEAAQKAAEEVTRRAHELAEPLMAARADRPKLSDVLEGIPEFQMPPEPEVSTAAPGSVERSAIETAAEEAAMTFSDVEYVDHRRDSPGRAPEVSDSSW from the coding sequence ATGTCGTCCCAATACTCCGACGCGGCCGCGTCGGCGCTGGAGAGTTTCCAAAAGCAGATGAAACTGGTCGCGCAGCTGCAACAGCAGCGTGCCCGGTTGACCGCCACCGCATCGGTGCGGGACAAGAAGGTCACCGTTACCGTGAACGCCAACAGCGCGGTCATCGAGACTGTGTTCGCCGATGATATCGACGAATTGAGCTACGACGAGATCGCCGCCGCGGTCACCGAAGCCGCACAGAAGGCAGCTGAAGAGGTCACCCGCCGAGCCCACGAGTTGGCTGAACCCTTGATGGCCGCGCGGGCCGATCGGCCCAAACTATCGGATGTCCTCGAGGGCATACCCGAATTCCAGATGCCGCCGGAGCCGGAAGTATCAACTGCCGCACCTGGTTCGGTCGAGCGTTCGGCCATCGAAACAGCGGCCGAGGAGGCGGCGATGACGTTCTCCGACGTCGAATATGTCGACCACCGTCGCGATTCCCCCGGCCGGGCACCCGAGGTCTCCGATTCCAGTTGGTGA
- a CDS encoding TetR/AcrR family transcriptional regulator: MGMSTAQSGGVMPGPGRPRGFDRDAALRAAMYLFWEHGYEGVSISDLTAAMGIGPRSLYTAFGSKEELFRESVALYGNATPRPMDRQPTARGAVEAMLRERVEANLDPETPLGCMVVLAATNVTPDNAHVRELLTELRAADRADLLARLERGIADGDLAAGADLEAVASFYLTVLHGLAIRIRDGCSRADAQRVVDNAMHAWDSVAAPDPARSIVDR, translated from the coding sequence ATGGGGATGTCAACAGCGCAGAGTGGAGGTGTGATGCCGGGACCGGGCCGCCCGCGTGGCTTCGATCGGGACGCCGCGTTGCGCGCCGCCATGTACCTGTTCTGGGAGCACGGGTACGAGGGCGTGTCGATCAGCGATCTCACCGCGGCGATGGGTATCGGTCCACGCAGCCTCTACACCGCGTTCGGTTCGAAGGAGGAGCTGTTCCGCGAATCCGTCGCACTCTACGGAAACGCGACACCGCGGCCGATGGACCGGCAGCCCACCGCCAGGGGAGCAGTCGAGGCGATGCTGCGCGAACGGGTGGAGGCCAACCTCGATCCGGAAACGCCGCTCGGATGCATGGTGGTACTCGCGGCGACCAACGTCACCCCGGACAACGCACACGTCCGGGAACTGCTGACGGAGTTGCGGGCCGCCGATCGCGCGGACCTGCTCGCCCGGCTCGAACGCGGTATCGCCGACGGCGATCTGGCGGCCGGTGCCGACCTCGAAGCCGTCGCCTCGTTCTATCTCACCGTCCTGCACGGTCTGGCGATCCGCATCCGCGACGGGTGCTCGCGCGCGGACGCGCAGCGGGTCGTCGACAATGCGATGCATGCCTGGGACAGTGTCGCCGCTCCCGATCCGGCGCGATCTATCGTGGACCGGTGA
- a CDS encoding TetR/AcrR family transcriptional regulator codes for MSAPTSTSQDRSTVDGIEARILDAARTQFELFGVKKTTIGDVAKQADVDRGTIYRRIGSRDDLVRAVSAREVGRLLAELEGIPSRHTDIDAIVADIFVTVITRWRNHGLINRVLALEPGRLLPQVTTEGGAFFTAAVATTTAILAEAMRQRGLPAIPDLTPRVEIASRVVHSLILQPVGTLNLESEAQLTGFARSYIVPLILG; via the coding sequence GTGTCCGCCCCTACTTCTACCTCGCAAGACCGGTCCACCGTCGACGGAATCGAGGCTCGCATCCTCGACGCGGCCCGGACGCAGTTCGAGCTGTTCGGCGTGAAGAAGACGACCATCGGTGACGTCGCCAAACAAGCCGACGTCGATCGCGGCACAATCTATCGGCGCATCGGATCCCGCGACGATCTCGTCCGTGCGGTGAGCGCGCGTGAGGTAGGTCGACTGCTCGCCGAACTCGAGGGTATCCCTTCGCGGCATACGGATATCGACGCCATCGTCGCCGACATCTTCGTCACGGTGATCACCCGCTGGCGCAACCACGGGTTGATCAACCGGGTGCTGGCCCTCGAGCCGGGCCGGTTGCTGCCCCAGGTCACCACCGAAGGTGGGGCCTTCTTCACCGCGGCCGTCGCCACGACCACCGCCATCCTGGCCGAGGCGATGCGGCAACGGGGGCTACCCGCCATACCCGACCTCACGCCCCGGGTCGAGATCGCCAGTCGGGTGGTCCACTCGCTGATACTGCAACCCGTGGGCACGCTGAACCTCGAATCCGAGGCGCAGCTCACCGGCTTCGCGCGGTCTTATATCGTGCCACTGATACTCGGCTGA
- a CDS encoding metal-dependent hydrolase, whose amino-acid sequence MSDDSGTTRTYRDEAHAIHARDVNFDFSTVPMHYIPGEVLATHVTNVMHLVLPEGERAMAACLAEALPAIDDERLREEVTGFIGQESMHASSHEGARKHLQSIGLDVDSYVEKIGWLVDRVLGEHGLTGRAEEEWLKERLGLFAGMEHFTAVIGEWLLESEVLEELGMHPTMLDLVRWHGAEEVEHRSVVFDAYMHMDGGYARRVRTGLLAGGLLLPLFVVSTAYLYRKDPSPAKGRFWGQQFVSATLRGVIPSFTTFFTELPRYLRPSFHPSQLGSMDNALRYLAHSPAARS is encoded by the coding sequence ATGTCCGACGACAGTGGCACGACGCGCACCTACCGGGACGAAGCCCACGCGATCCACGCACGCGATGTGAACTTCGATTTCTCGACGGTCCCCATGCATTACATCCCCGGAGAGGTGCTCGCAACCCATGTGACCAATGTGATGCACCTGGTACTACCGGAAGGCGAACGCGCCATGGCCGCGTGCCTGGCCGAAGCGTTACCCGCGATCGACGACGAGCGCCTGCGCGAAGAGGTGACCGGGTTCATCGGCCAGGAGTCGATGCACGCCAGCAGCCACGAGGGCGCCCGCAAACATCTGCAGTCGATCGGGCTCGACGTCGACTCCTACGTCGAGAAGATCGGCTGGCTCGTCGACCGGGTCCTGGGCGAACACGGACTGACCGGTCGCGCCGAAGAGGAATGGCTCAAGGAACGGCTCGGGCTGTTCGCGGGCATGGAACACTTCACCGCCGTCATCGGTGAGTGGCTCCTCGAATCGGAAGTCCTCGAAGAGCTGGGCATGCACCCGACCATGCTCGACCTGGTGCGGTGGCACGGCGCCGAGGAGGTCGAGCACCGCAGCGTGGTCTTCGACGCGTATATGCATATGGACGGTGGTTACGCGCGGCGGGTACGCACCGGCCTGCTCGCCGGCGGACTGCTGCTACCACTGTTCGTGGTCTCCACCGCGTACCTCTACCGCAAAGATCCCAGCCCGGCAAAAGGGCGGTTCTGGGGACAGCAATTCGTCAGCGCCACCCTGCGCGGGGTAATCCCCAGCTTCACCACCTTCTTCACCGAGTTGCCGCGCTATCTGCGGCCGAGCTTCCACCCCTCGCAGCTGGGGTCGATGGACAACGCGCTGCGATATCTGGCGCACTCCCCCGCGGCGCGATCATGA